One Streptomyces sp. RPA4-2 genomic window carries:
- the ahcY gene encoding adenosylhomocysteinase — MTTVDNRQDFKVADLSLADFGRKEITLAEHEMPGLMSIRKEYAAAQPLAGARVTGSLHMTVQTAVLIETLVALGAEVRWASCNIFSTQDHAAAAIAVGPNGTPDNPQGVPVFAWKGETLDEYWWCTEQALTWPNTPTGGPNMILDDGGDATLLVHKGVEYEKDGKVPSADTAESDEHRVVLELLNRTITDGSQKWTQLASEIRGVTEETTTGVHRLYEMHRDGTLLFPAINVNDAVTKSKFDNKYGCRHSLIDGINRATDVLIGGKTAVVCGYGDVGKGCAESLRGQGARVIITEIDPICALQAAMDGYQVATLDEVVDKADIFVTTTGNKDIIMASDMAKMKHQAIVGNIGHFDNEIDMAGLAQIPGIVKDEVKPQVHTWKFPDGKVLIVLSEGRLLNLGNATGHPSFVMSNSFADQTLAQIELFTKPDEYPTDVYVLPKHLDEKVARLHLDALGVKLTTLRPEQAAYIGVEVEGPYKSDHYRY; from the coding sequence ATGACGACTGTCGACAACCGACAGGACTTCAAGGTCGCCGATCTCTCCCTGGCCGACTTCGGCCGCAAGGAGATCACCCTCGCCGAGCACGAGATGCCCGGCCTGATGTCGATCCGCAAGGAGTACGCGGCCGCGCAGCCCCTCGCCGGCGCCCGCGTCACCGGCTCCCTGCACATGACGGTGCAGACCGCCGTCCTCATCGAGACCCTCGTCGCCCTCGGCGCCGAGGTCCGCTGGGCGTCCTGCAACATCTTCTCCACCCAGGACCACGCCGCCGCGGCCATCGCCGTCGGCCCGAACGGCACGCCCGACAACCCGCAGGGCGTCCCGGTCTTCGCCTGGAAGGGCGAGACCCTGGACGAGTACTGGTGGTGCACGGAGCAGGCCCTGACCTGGCCGAACACCCCCACCGGCGGCCCGAACATGATCCTGGACGACGGTGGTGACGCCACCCTCCTCGTCCACAAGGGCGTCGAGTACGAGAAGGACGGCAAGGTCCCCTCGGCCGACACCGCCGAGTCCGACGAGCACCGCGTCGTCCTCGAACTGCTGAACCGCACCATCACCGATGGCTCGCAGAAGTGGACCCAGCTCGCCTCGGAGATCCGCGGCGTGACCGAGGAGACCACGACCGGCGTGCACCGTCTGTACGAGATGCACCGCGACGGCACCCTCCTGTTCCCGGCGATCAACGTGAACGACGCCGTCACCAAGTCGAAGTTCGACAACAAGTACGGCTGCCGCCACTCCCTGATCGACGGCATCAACCGCGCCACCGACGTCCTGATCGGCGGCAAGACCGCCGTCGTCTGTGGCTACGGCGACGTGGGCAAGGGCTGCGCGGAGTCCCTGCGCGGCCAGGGTGCCCGCGTGATCATCACCGAGATCGACCCGATCTGCGCCCTGCAGGCGGCGATGGACGGCTACCAGGTCGCGACCCTCGACGAGGTCGTCGACAAGGCCGACATCTTCGTCACCACGACCGGTAACAAGGACATCATCATGGCCTCGGACATGGCCAAGATGAAGCACCAGGCGATCGTGGGCAACATCGGCCACTTCGACAACGAGATCGACATGGCCGGCCTCGCGCAGATCCCGGGCATCGTCAAGGACGAGGTCAAGCCGCAGGTCCACACCTGGAAGTTCCCCGACGGCAAGGTGCTCATCGTGCTGTCGGAGGGCCGCCTGCTGAACCTGGGCAACGCCACCGGCCACCCGTCGTTCGTGATGTCCAACTCCTTCGCGGACCAGACGCTGGCGCAGATCGAGCTGTTCACCAAGCCCGACGAGTACCCGACCGACGTCTACGTGCTGCCCAAGCACCTCGACGAGAAGGTCGCCCGCCTCCACCTCGACGCCCTCGGCGTCAAGCTCACGACGCTCCGCCCGGAGCAGGCCGCCTACATCGGCGTAGAGGTCGAGGGCCCGTACAAGTCGGACCACTACCGCTACTGA
- a CDS encoding SIS domain-containing protein produces MLDDSLLDDPEALARADRRELLRGAAEAGARVRTAVRHATEAGIPDLKPDGRPRAVLIAGPGLAATGVAELLGTLAGASCPVTRLTPTGVAPAGGALRWELPGWAGPVDLVLIATPDGAEPGLELLVEQAYRRGSSVVAVAPTGTPIAEAVEGTHGLFVPMATAPYEPNSPLAASAPGVLWALLTPLLALLDRTGLVSAPPEALQKVADRLDRVAERCGPAIATYGNPAKTLAADLAEALPVIWTEGTSAGPAGRRFTAALAELAGRPALAAELPEALAAHSVLLSGALAAAADPDDFFRDRVEEQQVLHARVVLLRDRPAGGLTAAPAARELALSHDTAISELEPEEGGDLETLAELIAVTDFAAVYLALASGA; encoded by the coding sequence ATGCTCGACGACTCGCTGCTCGACGACCCAGAGGCGCTCGCCCGCGCCGACCGTCGTGAGCTGCTCCGAGGCGCCGCCGAGGCCGGCGCCCGCGTGCGTACCGCGGTCCGGCACGCCACGGAGGCCGGGATCCCGGACCTGAAGCCGGACGGCCGCCCCCGCGCGGTCCTGATCGCCGGCCCCGGGCTGGCGGCCACCGGAGTGGCCGAACTGCTCGGCACGCTCGCCGGGGCCAGCTGCCCCGTCACCCGGCTCACCCCCACCGGCGTCGCCCCCGCGGGAGGCGCCCTGCGTTGGGAGCTGCCCGGCTGGGCCGGCCCGGTGGACCTCGTGCTGATCGCCACCCCGGACGGCGCCGAACCAGGACTCGAACTCCTGGTCGAGCAGGCGTACCGGCGCGGCAGCTCCGTCGTCGCCGTGGCCCCCACCGGTACCCCGATCGCGGAAGCCGTGGAGGGCACGCACGGCCTGTTCGTACCGATGGCGACCGCCCCGTACGAGCCGAACTCACCCCTCGCGGCCTCCGCCCCCGGCGTCCTGTGGGCGCTGCTCACCCCGCTCCTGGCCCTGCTGGACCGCACCGGCCTGGTCTCGGCCCCGCCCGAGGCGCTGCAGAAGGTCGCCGACCGCCTCGACCGCGTGGCCGAACGCTGCGGTCCGGCCATCGCGACCTACGGCAACCCCGCCAAGACGCTCGCCGCCGATCTGGCCGAAGCACTCCCGGTGATCTGGACGGAGGGCACCTCCGCGGGTCCCGCGGGCCGCCGTTTCACCGCCGCGCTGGCGGAACTGGCCGGCCGCCCCGCGCTCGCCGCGGAACTCCCCGAGGCGCTCGCCGCCCACAGCGTCCTGCTCTCGGGCGCGCTGGCCGCGGCCGCCGACCCCGACGACTTCTTCCGCGACCGTGTCGAGGAGCAGCAGGTCCTGCACGCGCGCGTGGTGCTCCTGCGCGACCGCCCGGCCGGCGGCCTCACCGCCGCGCCCGCCGCCCGCGAGCTGGCCCTCAGCCACGACACCGCCATCAGCGAGCTCGAACCCGAGGAGGGCGGCGACCTCGAAACGCTCGCGGAACTGATCGCCGTCACGGATTTCGCCGCCGTTTACCTGGCGCTCGCCTCGGGGGCCTGA
- a CDS encoding DUF5719 family protein has protein sequence MNRTTLSLIAGAAALAAVTGFASLNTPAASGAGTTGAAVQRPVERSRLLCPQPSTSDLAETAYTSFTPVTQGTSDGGKAGLQPATEESPDSPSGKKTGKKASKPAVEPKAPGKPATGDSSGAEGPALVGTAEGRFAPGWTVQETTEVAAGTGRGLLGTACTAPDTEFWFPGASTADSRTDYVHLTNPDDSAAVVDIELYGKDGTLKSTVGDGITVQPHAGEPILLSTLTGAPQTDLTVHVTVRSGRVGAAVQALDDRTGGDWLGASTDPAGSLVMPGIPKDATSVRLVAFAPGDQDADLKVRLASPSGLITPAGNETLHIKSGMTTAVDLGDVTRGEAGSLVLTPTGSTPVPVVAALRVVRGKGDKQESAFIPATAPVAARATVADNSAKGTTLALSAPGGTAQVKVTASAGSEGGTPATKTYTIKGGTTQDVDAPAPSGLRGTYALTVESVSGGPVYASRTLASTQEGVPGFTIQTLPDDHGTVAVPEADQDLSVLLKS, from the coding sequence GTGAACCGCACCACCCTGTCCCTGATCGCCGGCGCGGCCGCGCTCGCCGCCGTCACCGGATTCGCCTCGCTCAACACGCCCGCCGCCTCCGGCGCCGGCACCACGGGCGCGGCCGTCCAGCGGCCCGTGGAGCGCAGCCGCCTGCTGTGTCCCCAGCCCAGCACGTCCGACCTCGCGGAGACGGCGTACACGTCGTTCACGCCCGTCACCCAGGGCACGAGCGACGGCGGCAAGGCCGGACTGCAGCCCGCGACCGAGGAGTCGCCGGATTCCCCGAGCGGCAAGAAGACCGGCAAGAAGGCCTCCAAGCCCGCCGTGGAGCCCAAGGCGCCCGGCAAGCCGGCCACCGGCGACAGCTCGGGCGCCGAGGGACCCGCGCTGGTCGGCACCGCCGAGGGCAGGTTCGCGCCCGGCTGGACCGTCCAGGAGACCACCGAGGTCGCCGCGGGCACCGGACGGGGCCTGCTCGGCACCGCCTGCACGGCTCCGGACACCGAGTTCTGGTTCCCGGGCGCCAGCACCGCGGACAGCCGCACCGACTACGTGCACCTGACCAACCCGGACGACTCGGCCGCCGTCGTCGACATCGAGCTGTACGGCAAGGACGGCACCCTCAAGTCCACGGTGGGCGACGGCATCACGGTCCAGCCGCACGCCGGCGAGCCGATCCTGCTGAGCACGCTCACCGGCGCGCCGCAGACCGACCTCACGGTCCATGTGACCGTCCGCAGCGGCCGTGTCGGCGCGGCGGTCCAGGCCCTGGACGACCGCACCGGCGGCGACTGGCTGGGCGCCTCCACCGACCCGGCGGGCAGCCTCGTCATGCCGGGCATCCCGAAGGACGCCACCTCCGTGCGGCTGGTCGCCTTCGCGCCCGGCGACCAGGACGCCGACCTGAAGGTGCGGCTCGCCTCGCCCTCGGGCCTGATCACCCCCGCCGGCAACGAGACGCTCCACATCAAGTCCGGCATGACCACCGCGGTCGACCTCGGCGACGTCACCCGCGGCGAGGCGGGCTCCCTGGTGCTCACCCCCACCGGCAGCACCCCGGTGCCGGTCGTCGCCGCCCTGCGGGTGGTGCGCGGCAAGGGAGACAAGCAGGAGTCGGCGTTCATCCCGGCCACGGCTCCGGTCGCCGCGCGCGCGACGGTCGCCGACAACAGCGCCAAGGGCACCACACTCGCCCTGTCCGCGCCCGGCGGAACCGCCCAGGTCAAGGTCACCGCGTCCGCGGGCAGCGAGGGCGGCACCCCGGCGACGAAGACGTACACGATCAAGGGCGGTACGACCCAGGACGTCGACGCCCCCGCGCCGAGCGGTCTGCGGGGGACGTACGCCCTGACCGTCGAGTCGGTCTCCGGAGGTCCCGTCTACGCCTCGCGGACGCTCGCCTCCACCCAGGAGGGCGTACCGGGCTTCACGATCCAGACGCTCCCGGACGACCACGGGACGGTGGCGGTCCCGGAGGCGGACCAGGACCTGTCGGTACTGCTCAAGAGCTGA
- a CDS encoding metallopeptidase family protein: MDTPVPPRAAAPGPRRRDRHGRGMRGPVAPPQVPLAASRAEVFADLVQDSVERLERRWPQLADIDFMVLEVPRLDGPSESWNDEAVPLGGTIAAHEGHPARVVVYRRPVEIRTKGRDERAALVHEVVVEQVAELLGLTPETVDPRYGEE, encoded by the coding sequence ATGGACACCCCTGTACCGCCCCGCGCCGCAGCACCCGGGCCCCGCCGCCGTGATCGCCACGGAAGGGGCATGCGCGGCCCCGTCGCACCACCCCAGGTGCCGCTGGCCGCGAGCCGCGCCGAGGTCTTCGCGGACCTCGTGCAGGACTCCGTGGAGCGTCTGGAGCGGCGCTGGCCGCAGCTCGCCGACATCGACTTCATGGTCCTGGAGGTACCGCGCCTGGACGGCCCCAGCGAGAGCTGGAACGACGAGGCGGTGCCGCTGGGCGGCACGATCGCGGCGCACGAGGGCCATCCCGCGCGCGTGGTCGTCTACCGCCGCCCGGTCGAGATCCGCACCAAGGGCCGCGACGAGCGAGCCGCGCTGGTCCACGAGGTCGTCGTGGAGCAGGTCGCGGAACTGCTGGGTCTGACTCCGGAGACGGTGGACCCGCGGTACGGCGAGGAGTGA
- a CDS encoding Trm112 family protein, with protein sequence MPLEAGLLEILACPACHAPLKEQESELVCTGQDCGLAYPVRDGIPVLLVDEARRPV encoded by the coding sequence ATGCCGCTCGAAGCCGGCCTCCTGGAGATCCTCGCCTGCCCGGCCTGCCACGCCCCGCTCAAGGAGCAGGAGAGCGAGCTGGTCTGCACGGGGCAGGACTGCGGCCTCGCCTACCCCGTCCGGGACGGCATCCCCGTACTGCTCGTCGACGAGGCCCGCCGCCCCGTGTGA
- a CDS encoding DUF3499 domain-containing protein produces MSPVRRCSRTACGRPAVATLTYVYADSTAVLGPLATYAEPHCYDLCAEHSERLTAPRGWEVVRLADASAPSRPSGDDLEALANAVREAARPQQRAAEAGGSARSADPMEVARRGHLRVLRSPDN; encoded by the coding sequence GTGAGCCCTGTACGTCGCTGTTCGCGAACCGCTTGCGGCCGTCCGGCCGTCGCGACGCTGACGTACGTCTACGCCGACTCGACCGCGGTCCTCGGCCCGCTCGCCACCTACGCCGAACCCCACTGCTACGACCTGTGCGCCGAGCACTCCGAGCGCCTCACCGCGCCCCGCGGCTGGGAGGTCGTCCGGCTCGCCGACGCCTCGGCCCCCTCCCGCCCCAGCGGTGACGACCTCGAGGCGCTCGCCAACGCGGTGCGTGAGGCGGCCCGTCCGCAGCAGCGCGCCGCCGAGGCCGGCGGCAGCGCGCGGTCGGCGGACCCGATGGAGGTCGCCCGCCGCGGCCACCTGCGGGTGCTGCGCTCACCGGACAACTGA
- a CDS encoding cation diffusion facilitator family transporter, protein MSASGGTRAIVAALGANLAIAVSKFVAFAFSGSSSMLAEGVHSIADSGNQALLLIGGKKAQREATPQHPFGYGRERYIYAFLVSIVLFSVGGMFAVYEGYEKIKHPHQIEHWYWPVGVLVFAIIAEGFSFRTAIKESNELRGKLSWSQFIRRAKAPELPVVLLEDFGALIGLVLALCGVGLALLTDDGVWDGIGTLCIGILLILIALVLAAETKSLLLGEAAGVDDVKRIETAIVDGATVTGIIHMRTLHLGPEELLVAAKIAVRHDDTAGEVASAINAAEARIRESVPIARVIYLEPDIYSEAEAAKGPDPAATPGGPARPAAH, encoded by the coding sequence ATGAGCGCTTCAGGCGGCACCAGGGCGATCGTGGCGGCACTCGGCGCCAACCTCGCGATCGCGGTATCCAAGTTCGTCGCGTTCGCCTTCAGCGGTTCGTCCTCGATGCTCGCCGAGGGCGTCCACTCGATCGCCGACTCCGGCAACCAGGCCCTGCTCCTGATCGGCGGCAAGAAGGCCCAGCGCGAGGCGACGCCGCAGCACCCCTTCGGCTACGGCCGTGAGCGCTACATCTACGCCTTCCTCGTCTCGATCGTCCTGTTCTCGGTCGGCGGCATGTTCGCCGTCTACGAGGGCTACGAGAAGATCAAGCACCCGCACCAGATCGAGCACTGGTACTGGCCGGTGGGCGTCCTGGTGTTCGCCATCATCGCCGAGGGCTTCTCGTTCCGCACGGCCATCAAGGAGTCCAACGAGCTGCGCGGGAAGCTGTCCTGGTCGCAGTTCATCCGCCGCGCCAAGGCCCCCGAGCTCCCGGTCGTCCTCCTGGAGGACTTCGGCGCGCTCATCGGTCTGGTCCTCGCCCTCTGCGGCGTCGGCCTGGCACTCCTCACCGACGACGGCGTCTGGGACGGCATCGGCACGCTCTGCATCGGCATCCTGCTCATCCTGATCGCACTGGTCCTGGCGGCCGAGACCAAGTCCCTGCTGCTGGGAGAGGCGGCGGGCGTCGACGACGTGAAGAGGATCGAGACCGCGATCGTCGACGGCGCCACGGTCACCGGCATCATCCACATGCGCACGCTCCACCTCGGCCCGGAGGAACTCCTGGTCGCCGCCAAGATCGCCGTACGGCACGACGACACGGCAGGCGAGGTCGCCTCGGCGATCAATGCCGCCGAGGCACGCATCAGGGAGTCCGTCCCGATCGCGCGCGTCATCTACCTGGAGCCGGACATCTACAGCGAGGCGGAGGCGGCCAAGGGCCCGGACCCCGCCGCGACCCCCGGCGGCCCGGCACGTCCGGCCGCACACTGA
- a CDS encoding phosphomannomutase/phosphoglucomutase, giving the protein MTADLSQLVKAYDVRGVVPDQWDESLAELFGAAFVQVTGAEAIVIGHDMRPSSPGLSRAFARGAAARGVDVTEIGLCSTDQLYYASGAFDLPGAMFTASHNPAKYNGIKMCRAGASPVGQDTGLSEIRELVESWLDSGALVSDATPGTITQRDTLEDYAGYLRSLVDLTSIRPLKVVVDAGNGMGGHTVPTVFAGLPLDLVPMYFELDGTFPNHEANPLDPANIVDLQRRVRDEGADIGIAFDGDADRCFVVDEHGDPVSPSAVTALVASRELAKHGGGTVIHNLITSWSVPEVVREQGGTPVRTRVGHSFIKAEMARTGAIFGGEHSAHYYFRDFWNADTGMLAALHVLAALGGQDGPLSELVAAYDRYAASGEINSTVDDQTARLTAIRDTYQGRDGVTIDELDGLTVTADDWWFNVRPSNTEPLLRLNAEARDEATVAKVRDEVLDLIRG; this is encoded by the coding sequence GTGACTGCTGATCTGTCGCAGCTCGTGAAGGCGTACGACGTACGCGGGGTGGTCCCGGACCAGTGGGACGAGTCGCTGGCCGAGCTGTTCGGGGCCGCCTTCGTCCAGGTGACCGGAGCGGAAGCCATCGTGATCGGGCACGACATGCGGCCTTCGTCGCCCGGCCTGTCGCGGGCCTTCGCGCGCGGGGCGGCGGCACGCGGGGTCGACGTGACCGAGATCGGGCTCTGCTCGACGGACCAGCTGTACTACGCGTCGGGCGCGTTCGACCTGCCCGGCGCCATGTTCACGGCCTCGCACAACCCCGCGAAGTACAACGGCATCAAGATGTGCCGCGCGGGCGCGTCCCCCGTCGGCCAGGACACCGGCCTCTCCGAGATCCGCGAACTCGTCGAGTCCTGGCTCGACTCGGGCGCCCTGGTGTCGGACGCCACTCCGGGCACGATCACGCAGCGCGACACGCTGGAGGACTACGCGGGATACCTGCGCTCGCTCGTCGACCTGACCTCCATCCGCCCCCTGAAGGTCGTCGTCGACGCGGGCAACGGCATGGGCGGGCACACCGTCCCGACCGTCTTCGCCGGCCTGCCCCTGGACCTCGTCCCGATGTACTTCGAGCTGGACGGCACGTTCCCGAACCACGAGGCGAACCCGCTGGACCCGGCGAACATCGTGGACCTCCAGCGGCGCGTCCGTGACGAGGGCGCCGACATCGGCATCGCCTTCGACGGCGACGCGGACCGCTGCTTCGTCGTCGACGAGCACGGCGATCCGGTCTCCCCGTCCGCCGTCACCGCGCTGGTGGCCTCCCGCGAACTCGCCAAGCACGGCGGCGGTACGGTCATCCACAACCTGATCACCTCCTGGTCGGTCCCGGAGGTGGTCCGCGAGCAGGGCGGCACGCCGGTCCGCACCCGTGTCGGCCACTCCTTCATCAAGGCCGAGATGGCCCGCACCGGTGCGATCTTCGGCGGCGAGCACTCCGCGCACTACTACTTCCGCGACTTCTGGAACGCCGACACGGGCATGCTGGCCGCCCTCCACGTCCTCGCCGCGCTCGGCGGCCAGGACGGCCCGCTCTCCGAGCTCGTCGCCGCGTACGACCGCTACGCCGCCTCCGGTGAGATCAACTCCACCGTCGACGACCAGACGGCCCGCCTCACCGCGATCAGGGACACCTACCAGGGCCGCGACGGCGTCACCATCGACGAACTCGACGGGCTGACCGTGACCGCGGACGACTGGTGGTTCAACGTCCGCCCCTCCAACACCGAGCCCCTCCTCCGCCTCAACGCCGAGGCCAGGGACGAGGCCACCGTGGCGAAGGTCCGCGACGAGGTACTGGACCTCATCCGAGGCTGA
- a CDS encoding L-lactate permease encodes MYVQEVEPVAGSLGLSALVAALPLLIVLVLLGGVRMKAHLAALLGLLAAALVALFAYGMPVGQTLSSAAQGVIFGLFPILWIVVNALWVYRMTVRTRHFDILRRSFGRLSDDPRVQALVVAFCFGALLEALAGFGAPVAICSVMLVALGFDPVRAAVVALVANTAPVAFGAMGTPVVTLAQVTGLPLDSVASVVGRQTPLLALVVPLLLVALVDGRRGLREAWAPALACGVAFALAQFAASNYVSAQLADIAAALAGAAALVALPRARRPAPEPVRVAVLTGVRSEDLDEEDPRPEVVRAYAPYALIVIVFSVAQIPPVKDWLAGATRVFDWPFLNVVNPDGKPVGGNVFTLPVVATGGTLVLLAGLCTAAVLGVHARVAVEEWVATVRELRFAILTVTSVLALAYVMNLSGQAATIGQFVAAAGAGLAFLSPVLGWFGVAVTGSDTSANALFGALQVSAAQESGLSPELLAAANSSGGVLGKMISPQNLTIACAAVGLAGREGDLLRKVLPWSAGLLLIMCLIVLGQSSPVLGWMLP; translated from the coding sequence GTGTACGTCCAGGAAGTGGAACCCGTCGCCGGCTCGCTCGGCCTGTCCGCCCTCGTCGCGGCCCTGCCCCTGCTCATCGTCCTCGTGCTGCTCGGCGGCGTCCGCATGAAGGCGCACCTGGCCGCCCTCCTCGGTCTCCTCGCCGCCGCCCTGGTCGCCCTGTTCGCGTACGGCATGCCGGTCGGCCAGACACTGTCCAGCGCCGCCCAGGGGGTCATTTTCGGCCTCTTCCCCATCCTGTGGATCGTCGTCAACGCCCTGTGGGTGTACCGGATGACGGTCCGCACCCGGCACTTCGACATCCTGCGACGCTCCTTCGGGCGCCTCTCCGACGACCCGCGCGTCCAGGCACTCGTCGTCGCCTTCTGCTTCGGCGCGCTCCTGGAGGCGCTCGCGGGCTTCGGCGCACCCGTCGCGATCTGCTCCGTGATGCTGGTCGCGCTCGGCTTCGACCCGGTGCGCGCGGCCGTGGTGGCACTCGTCGCCAACACGGCGCCGGTCGCCTTCGGCGCGATGGGCACACCGGTCGTCACCCTCGCCCAAGTCACCGGCCTGCCCCTGGACTCGGTCGCCTCCGTGGTGGGCCGTCAGACGCCCCTGCTGGCCCTCGTGGTCCCCCTGCTGCTGGTGGCGCTGGTCGACGGGCGGCGCGGGCTGCGGGAGGCCTGGGCGCCCGCCCTGGCGTGCGGAGTCGCCTTCGCCCTCGCCCAGTTCGCCGCCTCCAACTACGTCTCCGCCCAACTGGCCGACATCGCCGCGGCCTTGGCGGGTGCCGCGGCCCTGGTCGCCCTGCCGCGGGCTCGCCGGCCCGCCCCCGAGCCCGTACGCGTCGCGGTACTGACCGGCGTACGCAGTGAGGACCTGGACGAGGAGGACCCGCGCCCCGAAGTCGTGCGCGCCTACGCCCCGTACGCCCTCATCGTCATCGTCTTCTCGGTCGCCCAGATCCCGCCGGTCAAGGACTGGCTGGCGGGAGCCACAAGGGTGTTCGACTGGCCCTTCCTGAACGTCGTGAACCCGGACGGCAAACCGGTCGGCGGCAACGTCTTCACGCTCCCGGTCGTCGCGACCGGCGGCACCCTCGTGCTGCTCGCCGGGCTGTGCACGGCCGCCGTTCTCGGCGTGCACGCGCGCGTGGCGGTCGAGGAATGGGTCGCCACTGTCCGTGAGTTGAGGTTCGCGATCCTCACCGTCACGTCCGTGCTGGCCCTCGCCTACGTGATGAACCTGTCGGGGCAGGCCGCCACGATCGGCCAGTTCGTGGCGGCGGCGGGCGCGGGCCTCGCCTTCCTGTCGCCCGTCCTCGGCTGGTTCGGCGTGGCCGTCACCGGCTCCGACACCTCGGCGAACGCCCTGTTCGGCGCCCTCCAGGTGAGCGCGGCCCAGGAGTCGGGGCTCTCTCCCGAACTGCTCGCCGCCGCCAACAGTTCGGGAGGCGTCCTCGGCAAGATGATCTCGCCGCAGAACCTGACCATCGCGTGCGCGGCGGTCGGGCTCGCCGGCCGCGAGGGGGATCTGCTGCGCAAGGTGCTGCCGTGGAGCGCGGGGCTGCTGCTGATCATGTGCCTGATCGTGCTGGGGCAGAGCTCGCCCGTCCTCGGCTGGATGCTGCCCTGA
- the manA gene encoding mannose-6-phosphate isomerase, class I, translated as MDRLDNTVRPYAWGSTTAIPRLLGVEPTGEPQAEMWMGAHPGAPSLTARGPLTEVIAEDPEKELGPAAVAKFGPRLPFLLKILAAGAPLSLQVHPNLEQAREGFEDEERRGIPIDAPHRNYKDANHKPELICALTEFDGLCGFRAPDEAAALLAALDVDSLKPYVDLLRAHPEDAALREVLTAVLSADPGEMARTVTEAAAACDRLGGAYAPYADIAHHYPGDPGVIAAMLLNHVRLQPGEALFLGAGVPHAYLNGLGVEIMANSDNVLRCGLTPKHVDVPELLRIVRFEASDPGVLRPEESPGGEEVYATPIDEFRLSRYVVAEGAAPHDLTRETPQILLCTAGSVHADGGVLAPGQSVFVPAGEKAEVSGSGTIFRATVVA; from the coding sequence ATGGACCGCCTCGACAACACCGTCCGCCCCTACGCCTGGGGCTCGACCACCGCCATACCGCGGCTGCTCGGCGTCGAGCCGACGGGTGAACCGCAGGCGGAGATGTGGATGGGCGCGCACCCCGGCGCCCCCTCGCTCACGGCGCGCGGTCCCCTCACCGAGGTCATAGCCGAGGACCCCGAGAAGGAGCTCGGCCCCGCGGCCGTCGCCAAGTTCGGCCCCCGGCTGCCGTTCCTGCTGAAGATCCTCGCCGCGGGCGCCCCTCTCTCCCTCCAGGTGCACCCGAACCTCGAACAGGCGAGGGAGGGATTCGAGGACGAGGAGCGCCGGGGCATCCCGATCGACGCCCCGCACCGCAACTACAAGGACGCCAACCACAAGCCCGAACTCATCTGCGCGCTCACCGAGTTCGACGGCCTGTGCGGCTTCCGCGCCCCGGACGAGGCGGCCGCGCTCCTCGCCGCCCTGGACGTCGACTCCCTCAAGCCGTACGTCGACCTGCTGCGCGCCCACCCGGAGGACGCCGCCCTGCGCGAGGTCCTGACCGCGGTGCTGAGCGCGGACCCCGGCGAGATGGCCCGCACGGTCACCGAGGCCGCGGCCGCCTGCGACCGCCTCGGCGGCGCCTACGCCCCGTACGCCGACATAGCCCACCACTACCCCGGCGACCCCGGCGTCATCGCCGCGATGCTCCTCAACCACGTCCGACTGCAGCCCGGCGAGGCCCTGTTCCTCGGCGCCGGCGTCCCGCACGCGTACCTGAACGGCCTGGGCGTCGAGATCATGGCCAACAGCGACAACGTCCTGCGCTGCGGCCTGACCCCCAAGCACGTCGACGTGCCCGAACTGCTGCGCATCGTCCGCTTCGAGGCGAGCGACCCCGGTGTCCTGCGCCCGGAGGAGTCGCCCGGCGGCGAGGAGGTCTACGCGACCCCCATCGACGAGTTCCGCCTCTCCCGCTACGTCGTCGCGGAGGGAGCGGCCCCGCACGACCTCACCCGCGAGACCCCGCAGATCCTGCTCTGCACGGCGGGTTCCGTCCACGCGGACGGCGGCGTTCTGGCCCCCGGCCAGTCGGTCTTCGTACCGGCCGGTGAAAAGGCCGAGGTGTCCGGCTCCGGCACGATCTTCCGTGCGACAGTGGTCGCCTGA